The genomic stretch GTGATGGCAGGGGTTTCGGCAATGGCCTCGATGATGTCGTCGGTGAAGTTCACCGGGTGGCTGGTGAGGAAGCGCACCCTGGGGATGCCCATCTGCCCCACCATCCTCAGGAGTTCAGCGAAGGAGGGGAAGCCCGGCTGGTCCTTGCCGTAGGAGTTCACGTTCTGCCCGAGGAGGGTCACCTCCACTACCCCGGCCTTCTTCAGGGTTTCGATCTCCTTCAGGATCAGGTCCGGGTGGCGGGAAACCTCAGGGCCCCGGGTGGTAGGGACGATGCAGTAGGTGCAGTGGTGGTTGCACCCCCGGATGATGGTTACATGAGCGGAAAGGGCTCCCTTAGGAGGCGGGGGGATGTAGTCCAAAAGATCTTCCTTGAAGGTGAGGTCCCAGAAGCGCTGGTTCCCCTTCAAGGCCTCGGGCAACGAGGTAAGGGCTCCCGGGCCCAGGAGAATATCCACCCCAAACTTCCGGGCCATCTGCTGACCCTCGTCCAGCTGGGCCAGGCAGCCCATGAGCCCGATGAGAATCCCGCGCTTCTCCTTCTCCTTCCGAAGCTGGCCTAGAAGGGAACGCACCTTCTCCACGGGCTTCCCGCGGACCGCACAGGTGTTCACCAGGACGAAGTCCGCCTCCTCCACCGAGTCCACCAGCTCCCACCCCAGGCTCACCAGCTCGCTGGCCACCAGGTGGGAGTCGTACTCGTTCATCTGGCATCCGAAGGTAATGATGTGGGCACGCATAAACCTCCTGGGGCGGCCGGGGGGATCCCGGGCCCCGTGATTTCCAGTGTAGCAACCTCGAGGCCCCCAAGGCCAACCCCAGTCCCTGGGTTTCCCCTCGAGCCCCCCAGAAGGCCACACCCCCCGGCCACGCCACCGGGGGGTGAGGCTTTGCGTCCCGATGCTGGTGGCGGCGGTGGGATTCGAACCCACGACACCACGATTATGAGTCGTGTGCTCTGACCACCTGAGCTACGCCGCCACGGGCGCACCAGGCAATCCCCATCTTAGGGGAGGGCCCCCAAGCGGTCAAGGTTCAAAGCCGATGCGATCCATGAAGTCGGGGAGGATTTCTTCGGCGAAAAGGTCCAAGAAGGCCCTTACCGCCCCCAGGCTCACCCCTCCCGTGAGGTCCAGGTCCGATTCCACCCACACGGTTCCCTCCTCGTCCAAAAAGGCCCGGCTAAAGCGGCGGTCCCGGTTCCAGGCGTTCACGGCCTCGAGGTCCGGCACCTCGTCCAGGGTGAATCCGGCGCTTAGGGTCAGGACCCCGCACCGCTCCTCCTGGCAGAAATCCAGGTAGAGCCAGACCTTAGTCAAGCCAGCCATCTCCAGACGGAACTCCTGGGCATCCGTCTTCTCGTAGGCAAGACCTACCTGCTTGAGAATCCCTTCCACCTCGGCCGGGGTCAAGCCCTTGACCACGGCCTGCCCCAAGGCCAATCCCAAAAACAACAATCCCGCCAGCAATATCCTCATAAACCCCTTTTCCGTCCCAGTGGGCCCGTAGGCGACCTTGCAGGACACCCCCAGCCTACACGATCCCCTTCTCCTTCAGGAAACGCCCCTGCCGGAAGCGATCCAAGCGGAACGGGGTTATATCCAGGCTCCTCGCCTTCCCGTGGACCACTTCCTCCGCCATGAGCCTCCCCACCATGGCCGCCTGCTGGACCCCGTGGCCGGAAAAACCCGCCGCCACCAGAAGCCCCTCCTCCACAAACCCCAGGATGGGGTTGGCATCCGGGGTCACCTCGTAGTAGCCCCACCAGCTGGCCCTTCGGTCCAGGGCAAGCCCTTCCAGGAAGGGAAAGCGGGAAAGGCCCGCCTCGAGGGTCGGCGCCAGCCATCCCCAGTCCATGCCCTCGGAAAAACCCGGGGGCTCATCCGGGTTGGACCGGCCCATGAGCACCCTCGCCCCCTCCGAACGCAGGTAGAAGCCCGTGGCCAGGTCTATGGTGAGGGGAAAGGCATGGGGAAAAGGGGCGGGGGCCGTGGCGAAGACCATGCGGCGCACGGGCTGGATGGGAATCTCCAGGCCAAGCCTTTTCCCCACCTCGCCCGTCCAGGCCCCGGTGCAAAGGAGGAGAAAGGAAGCCTCGTACGCCGCCAAGGGGGTTTCCACCCGCCATACCCCCTTCTTTCTCCGGGCGGCCACGAGGGGCTCGGAAAAGCGCACCCTGGCCCCAAGCCGCCTGGCCTCCCTGAGGTAGTGGGCGGTAACCCCATGGGGATCTATGACCCCATCCATGGGACCGAAGGTGGCGTAGGCCAGGCCCTCCTCCCGGAAGGGCACGTGGGATTGGGCCTCCTTTAGGGAAAGCTTCTCCACAGGCACCCCCAAAGCCCGCTGGGTTGCTAAGGCTTCCTCCTGGGCTTCCCTCAGGGCCTCCGGCACCAGGAAGAGGTAGCCGATGGGCCGGTAGCTGGCCTCCGGGATCCTTTGGTACTCCAGGATGGAGTGGTAGGAAAGGAGGATGTTTAAGGGCTCGGAGAACTGCACCCGCACCCCGGCGGCGCTCTTTCCCGTGGAGCCCTGGGCAAAGGTGGTCTCCTTTTCCAGAACCAGGACCTCGAGGCCCGCCTCCGCCAGGCGGTAGGCACAAGCCGCCCCCACGATTCCCGCCCCCACCACCAGGACCTCGGGCATGACCCCAGTCTAGGACACTTTTCCCCGGGAAAAGGGGTATGCTATGGCCCGGAGGTCAGGTATGGCCTACAAGCACATCCGGATTCCAGAGGGCGAAAGGATCACCATCCAAAACGGGGTTCTCCAGGTGCCGGATCAGCCCATCATCGGCTTCATCGAAGGGGATGGGACGGGGCCGGACATCTGGAGAGCCGCCAGGCCCGTCTTAGATGCCGCTGTAGAAAAGGCCTACGGGGGAAAGCGCAAAATCGCCTGGGCGGAGATCTACGCCGGGGAAAAGGCCAACCAGGTTTATGGGGAGCCTGTATGGCTACCCGAGGAAACCCTGGACTTCATCCGCGAGTACCTGGTGGCCATCAAAGGGCCCCTGACCACCCCGGTGGGCGGGGGCATCCGCTCCATCAACGTGGCCCTAAGGCAGGAGCTGGACCTTTACGCCTGCGTGCGCCCCGTGCGCTGGTTCAAAGGGGTACCAAGCCCGGTGAAGCACCCCGAGCTGGTCAACATGGTCATCTTCCGGGAGAACACCGAGGACATCTATGCCGGGATTGAGTGGCCTGCAGGCAGCGAGGAGGCGCAAAAGGTCCTGGACTTCCTCAAGCGGGAGTTCCCCAAGGCCTACGCCAAGATCCGCTTCCCGGAGACCTCGGGGATCGGAATCAAGCCCGTCTCCAAAGAGGGCACGGAGCGCCTGGTG from Thermus antranikianii DSM 12462 encodes the following:
- a CDS encoding YbjN domain-containing protein; protein product: MRILLAGLLFLGLALGQAVVKGLTPAEVEGILKQVGLAYEKTDAQEFRLEMAGLTKVWLYLDFCQEERCGVLTLSAGFTLDEVPDLEAVNAWNRDRRFSRAFLDEEGTVWVESDLDLTGGVSLGAVRAFLDLFAEEILPDFMDRIGFEP
- a CDS encoding NAD(P)/FAD-dependent oxidoreductase; this translates as MPEVLVVGAGIVGAACAYRLAEAGLEVLVLEKETTFAQGSTGKSAAGVRVQFSEPLNILLSYHSILEYQRIPEASYRPIGYLFLVPEALREAQEEALATQRALGVPVEKLSLKEAQSHVPFREEGLAYATFGPMDGVIDPHGVTAHYLREARRLGARVRFSEPLVAARRKKGVWRVETPLAAYEASFLLLCTGAWTGEVGKRLGLEIPIQPVRRMVFATAPAPFPHAFPLTIDLATGFYLRSEGARVLMGRSNPDEPPGFSEGMDWGWLAPTLEAGLSRFPFLEGLALDRRASWWGYYEVTPDANPILGFVEEGLLVAAGFSGHGVQQAAMVGRLMAEEVVHGKARSLDITPFRLDRFRQGRFLKEKGIV
- the miaB gene encoding tRNA (N6-isopentenyl adenosine(37)-C2)-methylthiotransferase MiaB, which encodes MRAHIITFGCQMNEYDSHLVASELVSLGWELVDSVEEADFVLVNTCAVRGKPVEKVRSLLGQLRKEKEKRGILIGLMGCLAQLDEGQQMARKFGVDILLGPGALTSLPEALKGNQRFWDLTFKEDLLDYIPPPPKGALSAHVTIIRGCNHHCTYCIVPTTRGPEVSRHPDLILKEIETLKKAGVVEVTLLGQNVNSYGKDQPGFPSFAELLRMVGQMGIPRVRFLTSHPVNFTDDIIEAIAETPAITRYIHLPVQSGSDRVLRRMAREYRRAQYLERIRRIREILPDAVLSTDIIVGFPGETEEDFQETLSLYDEVGYDQAYMFIYSPRPGTPAYKHFQDLPREVKVERLQRLIEKQKEWSYRRNLEWVGKTVEVLVRGAAKEEGYVQGHDRGNHPVLVPAHQAPTPGLYQVEIKQATPHLLFGEVVGAKEPAPIPLPVA
- the icd gene encoding NADP-dependent isocitrate dehydrogenase, with product MAYKHIRIPEGERITIQNGVLQVPDQPIIGFIEGDGTGPDIWRAARPVLDAAVEKAYGGKRKIAWAEIYAGEKANQVYGEPVWLPEETLDFIREYLVAIKGPLTTPVGGGIRSINVALRQELDLYACVRPVRWFKGVPSPVKHPELVNMVIFRENTEDIYAGIEWPAGSEEAQKVLDFLKREFPKAYAKIRFPETSGIGIKPVSKEGTERLVDAAIAYAIKEDLPSVTLVHKGNIMKFTEGAFREWGYALAREKYGATPLDGGPWHVLKNPRTGREIVIKDMIADNFLQQILLRPDEYSVIATLNLNGDYISDALAAQVGGIGIAPGANINYQTGHAVFEATHGTAPKYAGQDKVNPSSVILSGEMMLRYMGWNEAADLIIQAMERTIAKGLVTYDFHRLLQAEGKPATLLRTSEFGRALIEHM